The Primulina eburnea isolate SZY01 chromosome 8, ASM2296580v1, whole genome shotgun sequence genome contains a region encoding:
- the LOC140838374 gene encoding uncharacterized protein — MEKFEAYFQMADTDRDGRISGNEAVAFFKASNLPQRVLAQIWTFSDQNRTGFLGRSEFYNALKLVTVAQTKRDLTPDIVKAALYGPASAKIPAPEINLAVTPSPQLNLTTGASPMQLSATPISSQGVGVSGPHGFQSQQSQFVRPPHPPAPSYGFQSQPGISSQGLTGAGSIPVPHRPSSSDSFAGSTNAYSAGISSQVSNRSLSSSTTEGGFGPTFSSTSQSKPSEMSGLVQSSSAKPNDTVFLGSQVGKEDSKPHKASGNGSSGDSVFGDVFSVAPSETKQNSSAISYSAGIMPGSSAGTLPTKPTVVSQPPAIQAQQFQSTGKANQQISAKKPPVSPIPSGNLTSVQTQPPWPKITPSDVQKYSKVFVQVDTDRDGKITGEQARNLFLSWRLPREVLKQVWDLSDQDNDSMLSLREFCIALYLMERYREGRPIPAALPNNVMFEETSASSQPAVSYGNTSWRPATGFQQPLGTKNARPISSVGGGRPPRPVPVPQPEASVQQKPKVPALEKHLVDQLSTEEQDSLNKKFEEAKNAEKQVADLEKDILEAKQKIQFYQTKMQELILYKSRCDNRLNEITEKVVADKKEADSLGRKYEEKYKQVGDVVSKLTIEEATFRDIQDKKMELYRTIVKLEQDNADGIQERANQLQSVLEELVKALNERCKTYGLRGKPTSLVELPFGWQPGIEGTAADWDEVWDKFEDEGFQYVKELTHDVENVIAPPKPKSALVREKVSPLDNSCSTKSPSKDDKKSDLPGSGERLLQNERPNNQNLEQTVRSPPDSPAGSAFDSPSKKLPELKLMKDVNINGSPHGFDTPGGYGRAESVLSGERGFDEPGWGSFDSHYDTVAAWDFNPGTPKDSDIERRSESSLFGPDDWALNPIRTGSRTIDSTPTQGPFFDSVPSTPLYNSASILNPIRTGSTGMATPKQGPFFDSVPSTPLYNSTSSPHGDNMFSRNSLFADSVPSTPMYSFNNSPKGFNEGSEEPYSFNSFSRFDSFNMSDSGPFGSRESLTRFDSMRSTRDSDFDQGYFPPQESSFSRFDSFRSTGDSDYNFGSFPPQDTFTRFDSMRSSRDSDHGHGFPSFDDAADPFGSNEPFRTSLEGQTPKKDSDSWKAF; from the exons ATGGAAAAATTCGAGGCTTATTTTCAGATGGCGGACACGGATCGAGATGGTCGGATTAGCGGAAATGAGGCTGTTGCCTTTTTCAAGGCATCTAATCTACCCCAACGAGTTCTCGCTCAG ATATGGACATTTTCTGATCAAAACAGAACTGGTTTCCTGGGTCGCTCGGAATTTTATAATGCTTTGAAACTTGTTACGGTGGCACAAACTAAACGAGATTTGACTCCAGATATTGTGAAAGCTGCTTTATATGGTCCAGCTTCAGCTAAAATCCCTGCTCCGGAGATAAATCTCGCAGTTACACCTAGTCCCCAGTTGAATTTGACAACTGGTGCATCTCCTATGCAGTTGAGTGCCACTCCAATCTCTAGTCAAGGTGTCGGTGTAAGTGGTCCTCATGGATTTCAATCTCAGCAAAGCCAATTTGTTAGACCACCTCACCCGCCTGCTCCTAGTTATGGCTTCCAGTCTCAACCAGGTATTTCAAGCCAAGGATTGACTGGGGCAGGTTCTATTCCTGTTCCTCACCGCCCTAGCTCCTCTGATTCATTTGCTGGCAGTACTAATGCTTACTCTGCTGGAATTTCCTCTCAAGTTTCTAACAGAAGCCTAAGTTCTTCCACAACAGAGGGTGGGTTTGGACCTACGTTCTCATCTACTTCACAATCAAAACCATCAGAAATGAGTGGGTTGGTTCAATCTTCTTCAGCCAAGCCAAATGATACTGTTTTCTTGGGCTCCCAGGTTGGAAAGGAAGACTCAAAACCACATAAAGCTTCTGGAAATGGATCTTCTGGGGACTCAGTTTTTGGGGATGTGTTCTCAGTGGCACCTTCTGAAACAAagcagaactcctcagcaattTCATATTCTGCTGGCATCATGCCTGGCTCGTCAGCTGGAACTCTACCTACTAAGCCAACTGTTGTTTCTCAGCCTCCTGCTATTCAAGCTCAACAATTCCAGTCCACAGGGAAAGCAAATCAACAAATTTCAGCTAAAAAACCCCCTGTATCTCCTATTCCATCTGGAAATCTCACTTCTGTTCAAACTCAGCCCCCATGGCCTAAAATTACTCCATCTGATGTTCAGAAGTACAGCAAGGTATTTGTGCAGGTCGACACCGACAGAGATGGGAAAATTACCGGTGAACAGGCACGTAACTTATTCTTGAGTTGGAGGCTACCACGAG AGGTCTTAAAGCAGGTCTGGGACTTGTCTGACCAAGACAATGATAGCATGCTTTCTTTGAGAGAATTCTGCATTGCTCTCTATTTGATGGAACGGTATAGGGAAGGGCGCCCTATTCCTGCAGCACTTCCCAACAATGTTATGTTTGAAGAGACGTCTGCCTCCAGCCAACCTGCTGTGTCATATGGCAATACATCTTGGAGACCTGCTACTG GCTTCCAACAACCCCTAGGGACTAAGAATGCAAGGCCAATTTCTTCTGTCGGTGGAGGCAGGCCTCCTCGTCCAGTTCCTGTTCCCCAGCCTGAGGCGTCAGTCCAGCAAAAGCCCAAAGTTCCTGCTCTAGAGAAGCATCTTGTAGATCAACTTAGCACAGAGGAGCAGGATTCCCTGAATAAAAAGTTTGAGGAGGCAAAGAATGCCGAGAAACAG GTAGCAGATTTGGAAAAGGATATTTTAGAAGCTAAACAGAAAATTCAGTTTTATCAAACCAAGATGCAAGAACTT ATACTATACAAAAGCCGATGCGATAATCGTTTGAATGAGATCACCGAGAAAGTTGTAGCTGACAAAAAAGAG GCTGACTCATTAGGAAGAAAATATGAAGAGAAGTACAAGCAGGTTGGTGATGTGGTATCTAAATTAACCATTGAAGAAGCTACATTTCGCGATATTCAG GATAAAAAAATGGAACTATACCGAACAATTGTCAAATTGGAACAAGATAATGCTGATGGTATTCAG GAACGAGCAAATCAACTCCAGTCAGTTCTTGAGGAACTGGTAAAAGCCTTGAATGAACGGTGCAAAACTTATGGGTTACGTGGAAAACCAACCTCACTCGTTGAGCTCCCATTTG GTTGGCAACCTGGCATTGAAGGAACAGCTGCTGACTGGGATGAAGTTTGGGATAAGTTTGAAGATGAAG GATTCCAATATGTCAAAGAGCTTACGCATGATGTGGAAAATGTGATTGCACCTCCCAAACCAAAATCTGCATTGGTTAGAGAGAAAGTTTCTCCATTGGATAACAGCTGTTCTACAAAATCACCAAGTAAAGATGATAAAAAATCAGACCTGCCTGGTTCTGGGGAGAGATTACTTCAGAATGAGAGGCCAAACAATCAAAACTTGGAGCAAACAGTAAGAAGTCCACCAGACAGTCCAGCAGGGAGTGCATTTGATAGCCCATCAAAGAAATTGCCAGAACTGAAACTGATGAAGGATGTCAATATAAATGGTTCACCACATGGATTTGACACCCCGGG TGGATATGGTAGAGCTGAATCTGTACTTTCTGGGGAGAGAGGTTTTGATGAGCCAGGTTGGGGTTCTTTTGATTCCCATTATGATACTGTTGCTGCATGGGATTTCAACCCTGGCACTCCTaag GATTCTGACATTGAGAGACGTAGTGAAAGTTCGTTATTTGGTCCAGATGACTGGGCATTAAACCCAATAAGAACTGGATCTAGAACCATTGACTCAACTCCAACGCAGGGTCCATTTTTCGATTCTGTTCCTAGCACTCCGCTGTACAACTCTGCTAGCATATTAAATCCAATTAGAACTGGGTCTACGGGCATGGCCACTCCAAAGCAGGGTCCATTTTTCGATTCAGTTCCGAGCACACCACTCTATAATTCTACAAGCTCTCCGCATGGGGATAACATGTTTTCCAGGAATAGTCTATTTGCGGATTCAGTTCCGAGCACACCAATGTACAGTTTTAACAATTCTCCTAAAGGGTTCAACGAAGGTTCTGAAGAGCCATATTCATTCAACAGTTTCTCAAGATTCGATTCCTTCAACATGAGTGACAGTGGTCCTTTTGGTTCTCGTGAGTCTTTGACGAGATTTGATTCAATGCGAAGCACTAGAGATTCTGACTTTGATCAAGGATACTTTCCACCCCAAGAATCCTCCTTTTCAAGATTTGACTCTTTCCGGAGCACGGGAGATTCTGATTATAACTTTGGCTCATTTCCTCCACAAGACACGTTTACTAGATTTGATTCCATGCGGAGTTCTCGGGATTCTGATCATGGTCATGGTTTCCCTTCGTTTGATGATGCTGCGGATCCATTTGGGTCTAATGAGCCTTTTAGGACATCTCTTGAGGGTCAAACTCCGAAGAAAGATTCAGATAGTTGGAAAGCATTTTAG
- the LOC140838375 gene encoding probable protein phosphatase 2C 47 isoform X1 — MAGGASSSSCQAKLENGFCKENQKMSDFEKKKIQENHDEGGQAVVALPPVMRHCISHETLANTFSLKHTTEFGLKPPSGKASLPMYRSGSCSEIGPKTFMEDEYICVDNLHEHLGTANGFPSPGAFYGVFDGHGGVGAASFARKNILNFIIEDLHFPDGVDRAIQNAFVKADNALADASNIDRSSGTTALTAIMLGRTMVIANAGDSRAVLGKRGRAIELSKDHKPNCTSEKLRIEKLGGVIYDGYLNGQLSVARALGDWHMKGAKGTKCPLSSEPEIEEVNLTEEDEFLIIGCDGLWDVMSSQYAVTVVRKALMMHNDPGKCSRELVREALSRNTCDNLTVVVVCFSPDPPPRIEIPKSQKRRSISAEGLDLLKGVLNDV, encoded by the exons ATGGCTGGTGGAGCTAGCTCATCATCTTGTCAAGCTAAATTAGAAAATGGGTTTTGCAAAGAAAATCAAAAGATGTcagattttgaaaagaaaaaaatccaAGAAAATCACGATGAAGGCGGCCAAGCTGTAGTAGCACTGCCACCGGTAATGAGGCATTGCATCAGCCATGAAACTTTGGCCAACACCTTCTCATTG AAACACACAACTGAATTTGGTTTAAAGCCACCATCAGGAAAGGCTTCTCTACCTATGTATCGGTCAGGAAGCTGCTCTGAGATAGGGCCAAAGACATTTATGGAGGATGAGTACATTTGTGTAGATAACCTACACGAACATCTTGGTACAGCTAATGGTTTTCCTTCACCTGGAGCATTCTATGGG GTTTTTGATGGTCATGGTGGTGTTGGTGCTGCGTCTTTCGCTCGAAAGAACATTCTTAACTTCATAATCGAGGACTTACATTTCCCAGATGGGGTTGATAGAGCAATCCAGAATGCTTTTGTGAAAGCGGATAACGCATTGGCAGATGCCAGTAATATTGATCGCTCGTCTGGGACCACCGCTCTGACTGCTATTATGTTAGGAAG GACCATGGTTATTGCTAATGCTGGGGATTCTCGAGCAGTTCTCGGGAAAAGAGGGAGAGCAATAGAATTGTCGAAAGATCACAAGCCCAACTGCACGTCCGAAAAACTTAGAATAGAAAAGCTAGGGGGAGTTATCTATGATGGCTATCTCAACGGCCAACTATCGGTGGCACGAGCTTTGGGTGACTGGCATATGAAAGGTGCTAAAGGTACAAAATGCCCCTTAAGCTCAGAACCGGAGATAGAAGAAGTGAACTTAACCGAAGAAGATGAATTCCTGATAATAGGCTGTGACGGTCTATGGGACGTGATGAGTAGTCAATATGCTGTAACCGTAGTAAGGAAGGCGCTGATGATGCACAACGATCCTGGCAAGTGCTCCCGAGAACTTGTTCGCGAGGCACTCAGTCGCAACACATGCGATAATCTTACCGTGGTTGTGGTCTGTTTCTCACCTGATCCTCCACCTCGTATCGAGATTCCGAAATCTCAGAAGAGGAGAAGCATATCAGCTGAGGGGCTTGATCTTCTAAAAGGCGTACTGAATGATGTTTGA
- the LOC140838375 gene encoding probable protein phosphatase 2C 47 isoform X2: protein MSNRTLASFGPIEKHTTEFGLKPPSGKASLPMYRSGSCSEIGPKTFMEDEYICVDNLHEHLGTANGFPSPGAFYGVFDGHGGVGAASFARKNILNFIIEDLHFPDGVDRAIQNAFVKADNALADASNIDRSSGTTALTAIMLGRTMVIANAGDSRAVLGKRGRAIELSKDHKPNCTSEKLRIEKLGGVIYDGYLNGQLSVARALGDWHMKGAKGTKCPLSSEPEIEEVNLTEEDEFLIIGCDGLWDVMSSQYAVTVVRKALMMHNDPGKCSRELVREALSRNTCDNLTVVVVCFSPDPPPRIEIPKSQKRRSISAEGLDLLKGVLNDV from the exons ATGTCGAACCGAACTCTAGCCAGCTTCGGCCCCATCGAG AAACACACAACTGAATTTGGTTTAAAGCCACCATCAGGAAAGGCTTCTCTACCTATGTATCGGTCAGGAAGCTGCTCTGAGATAGGGCCAAAGACATTTATGGAGGATGAGTACATTTGTGTAGATAACCTACACGAACATCTTGGTACAGCTAATGGTTTTCCTTCACCTGGAGCATTCTATGGG GTTTTTGATGGTCATGGTGGTGTTGGTGCTGCGTCTTTCGCTCGAAAGAACATTCTTAACTTCATAATCGAGGACTTACATTTCCCAGATGGGGTTGATAGAGCAATCCAGAATGCTTTTGTGAAAGCGGATAACGCATTGGCAGATGCCAGTAATATTGATCGCTCGTCTGGGACCACCGCTCTGACTGCTATTATGTTAGGAAG GACCATGGTTATTGCTAATGCTGGGGATTCTCGAGCAGTTCTCGGGAAAAGAGGGAGAGCAATAGAATTGTCGAAAGATCACAAGCCCAACTGCACGTCCGAAAAACTTAGAATAGAAAAGCTAGGGGGAGTTATCTATGATGGCTATCTCAACGGCCAACTATCGGTGGCACGAGCTTTGGGTGACTGGCATATGAAAGGTGCTAAAGGTACAAAATGCCCCTTAAGCTCAGAACCGGAGATAGAAGAAGTGAACTTAACCGAAGAAGATGAATTCCTGATAATAGGCTGTGACGGTCTATGGGACGTGATGAGTAGTCAATATGCTGTAACCGTAGTAAGGAAGGCGCTGATGATGCACAACGATCCTGGCAAGTGCTCCCGAGAACTTGTTCGCGAGGCACTCAGTCGCAACACATGCGATAATCTTACCGTGGTTGTGGTCTGTTTCTCACCTGATCCTCCACCTCGTATCGAGATTCCGAAATCTCAGAAGAGGAGAAGCATATCAGCTGAGGGGCTTGATCTTCTAAAAGGCGTACTGAATGATGTTTGA
- the LOC140838376 gene encoding LOW QUALITY PROTEIN: exosome complex exonuclease RRP44 homolog A-like (The sequence of the model RefSeq protein was modified relative to this genomic sequence to represent the inferred CDS: inserted 1 base in 1 codon; deleted 1 base in 1 codon) translates to MLQSKSFVKKTKQGKLVKVVREHYLRDDIYCGAPFCKVCDISAARLNSTASTILIVDTNVVLHQIDLLENPALDDVVILSIVLEEVKNKNLAVYNRIRALCSNAQRKFFVFSNEYHKDTFVKIETGETPNDRNDRAIRVAAQWYQNHLGNSVRVLLITNDKDNKRKATKDGINAETVESYVKSLGQPALLDLIAQPLTEDAAMEDVEDLRPAKRKIIYHEHKPMSEITSGLHRGIYHQGKLRVNRYNSFEAYVGSESIGDEIIIYGRTNMNRAFDGDIVVVQLLPQDQWHEEKSLAIANDEEEEEDDVHLAPVSTDDAPRVSNISQVSVGDKNAIPTRPSGRVVGIIKRNWHSYCGSLDPMPMPAGDGGIAHALFVSKDRRIPKIRVQTRQLGNLLDKRIIVAVDSWDRLSRYPSGHYIRTVGEIGDRDTESEVVLIENDIDARPFTSQVLACLPPLPWSVSTEDVANSIRLDLRDLRVFSVDPPGCRDIDDALHCTLLPSGNFEVGVHIADVTNFVHPGTPLDDEASQRGTSVYLVERRIDMLPKPLTEDICSLRADAERLAFSVIWEMTPEAEIISTKFTKAIIKSCAALSYVEAQARMDDSRLVDPLTTDLRNMNALAKIMRRKRIERGALTLASAEVKFQIDTETHDPLDIGMYQIREANQMIEEYMLAANISVAKKILERFPLNALLRRHPGPTKEMLEPLIRTAAAVGLYLDVSSSKALADSLDCAVGDDPYFNKLIRILATRCMTQAVYFCSGDLSPPEFSHYGLATPLYTHFTSPIRRYADVIVHRLLAASLGIFRLPDVFQDRLWLTGVADNLNYRHRNAQMASRSSVELHTLIYFRKRPTDTEARIVKIRSNGFIVFVPKYGIEGPVYMMPRGXKGGGEWLIDEQKQQIKKIDGDVCYGVLQTVMIHMEVVEPQPNRPKLQLTLI, encoded by the exons ATGCTGCAAAGCAAGTCGTTTGTCAAGAAAACGAAGCAAGGAAAACTCGTCAAG GTGGTGAGAGAACATTATTTGAGAGATGATATATACTGCGGTGCTCCATTTTGTAAAGTTTGTGATATTTCGGCAGCACGCCTTAATTCGACTGCCTCGACTATTCTCATTGTTGACACTAATGTTGTCCTCCATCAG ATTGATTTACTGGAAAATCCAGCTCTAGATGATGTGGTAATTCTATCTATAGTGTTGGAGGAGGTGAAGAACAAGAATCTGGCAGTATATAATAGAATTAGAGCGCTTTGCAGCAACGCCCAGAGGAAATTTTTTGTCTTTTCCAATGAATACCACAA GGATACTTTTGTGAAAATCGAGACTGGTGAAACTCCAAATGACAGGAATGATAGAG CTATTAGGGTGGCAGCCCAATGGTATCAGAATCATCTTGGTAATTCGGTACGTGTCTTACTTATTACGAATGATAAAGATAACAAGAGGAAGGCCACAAAGGATGGAATTAATGCGGAAACAG TTGAGTCATATGTCAAATCGCTTGGTCAGCCAGCATTACTTGACCTGATTGCTCAACCTCTAACCGAGGATGCTGCAATGGAGGATGTAGAAGATCTGAGGCCCGCGAAGAGAAAAATAATCTATCATGAG CATAAACCAATGTCTGAAATTACTTCTGGATTGCACCGTGGCATTTATCACCAAGGGAAACTACGGGTTAATCGTTACAATTCTTTTGAAGCCTATGTTGGGAGTGAAAGTATTGGTGATGAAATTATCATCTACGGGAGAACAAACATGAATAGGGCTTTTGATGGTGATATAGTGGTTGTG CAGCTTTTGCCTCAAGATCAATGGCACGAAGAAAAATCTCTCGCAATAGCTAATGATG AGGAAGAGGAGGAAGACGATGTTCATTTAGCACCAGTTAGTACTGATGACGCTCCTCGAGTTTCAAATATATCACAAGTTTCGGTTGGAGACAAGAATGCTATTCCAACTCGTCCATCTGGGCGTGTTGTTGGTATTATCAAACGGAACTGGCACTC GTATTGTGGATCTTTAGACCCTATGCCTATGCCAGCAGGTGATGGTGGTATTGCACATGCTCTGTTTGTTTCCAAAGACCGGAGAATTCCTAAGATACGTGTACAAACGCGTCAGCTTGGGAATCTACTAGACAAAAGAATTATTGTTGCTGTTGATTCATGGGATCGTTTATCTCGATACCCTTCTGGGCATTACATAAGAACAGTTGGGGAAATTGGTGATAGAGATACTGAAAGCGAG GTGGTGCTCATTGAGAATGATATTGATGCTAGGCCATTCACATCTCAAGTTTTAGCATGCTTGCCACCCTTACCTTGGTCTGTGTCAACAGAAGATGTAGCAAATTCGATCAGGCTGGATTTGCGCGATCTACGCGTCTTTAGTGTGGATCCCCCAG GATGCAGGGACATTGATGATGCGTTACATTGCACGCTTCTACCTAGCGGAAATTTTGAAGTGGGAGTTC ATATTGCTGATGTTACAAATTTTGTTCACCCTGGAACTCCCTTGGATGATGAGGCTTCACAAAGGGGTACCTCAGTCTACCTTGTTGAGAGGCGTATTGATATGCTTCCAAAACCTCTGACAGAAG ATATTTGTTCACTCCGCGCAGATGCAGAGAGACTAGCCTTTTCTGTTATTTGG GAAATGACTCCTGAAGCAGAGATAATTTCTACAAAATTCACCAAGGCGATTATCAAATCATGCGCTGCATTATCTTATGTTGAGGCTCAGGCAAGGATGGATGATAG TCGCTTGGTGGATCCATTGACCACAGATTTACGAAATATGAATGCTCTGGCAAAG ATAATGAGGAGAAAGCGCATTGAAAGAGGGGCCTTAACGCTTGCCTCTGCTGAAGTGAAATTTCAAATTGATACCGAAACTCATGATcctcttgatatag GTATGTATCAAATTCGAGAAGCAAATCAGATGATCGAGGAATATATGCTTGCTGCTAACATATCAGTAGCTAAAAAAATTTTGGAACGTTTTCCTCTCAATGCTCTGTTGAG GCGGCATCCTGGACCAACCAAAGAGATGCTTGAACCTTTGATTCGAACAGCTGCTGCTGTTGGTCTCTATTTGGATGTGTCATCTTCAAAAGCACTGGCTGATTCACTTGATTGTGCTGTG GGTGATGATCCATACTTTAATAAGCTGATTCGCATTCTGGCAACAAGATGCATGACACAG GCAGTATACTTTTGCAGTGGAGATCTCAGTCCTCCCGAATTTTCTCATTATGGTCTTGCTACTCCTCTGTACACACATTTCACTTCTCCCATAAGAAGATACGCAG ATGTCATTGTACACCGGTTGCTTGCTGCATCCTTGGGGATATTCAGGCTTCCAGATGTATTCCAAGACAGATTGTGGCTTACTGGTGTTGCTGATA ATTTGAATTATCGGCATAGAAATGCCCAGATGGCTAGCCGGTCCTCAGTCGAGCTCCATACACTAATTTATTTCAGGAAAAG GCCCACTGACACTGAGGCCAGAATAGTGAAAATAAGATCAAACGGCTTCATAGTGTTTGTGCCAAA ATATGGTATAGAAGGACCTGTATACATGATGCCAAGAG CAAAAGGAGGGGGAGAATGGTTGATCGATGAGCAGAAGCAACAGATCAAAAAGATAGATGGTGATGTTTGTTATGGTGTGCTTCAAACGGTAATGATTCACATGGAGGTTGTTGAGCCGCAGCCAAACAGGCCGAAGCTCCAGCTTACTCTTATATAG